Part of the Raphanus sativus cultivar WK10039 unplaced genomic scaffold, ASM80110v3 Scaffold0013, whole genome shotgun sequence genome is shown below.
GTCCGTTCTTCAGCAATCCCTCTATTGGGTCAGTCTGGAAAAGCTGATGACGTATCATCGGAGGGTTGCTTGTCGTCCTGGTGGAGCGGTGGTGAGCGGGGCGTTGTCGTTTTTTGGATATTATCTTGATGTGCGAGACGCGCCAGAACGGAGTCATGAAATCCGATGTGACATGAGGCACGACTTGCGGGGTGGGCTCTGGATCTTCTCCGCAGGTGGTTTCAGTGAGAGTCATGTCGAGATCTGTCTTAACTTTTCTTCGTTCTGCCTCACGGTGGACGCCAACTGTTTGAATCGAGTTCGGTCGGATTCCAGTAAGAGATAAGAAACTCGTCTGTGGGTTAGTTCCAAGGCGTTTTATTAGATCAAGAAATGTTTGTTAgtacaaataaggaaacaaaaggTGGAAATAAGCCGATGCTCAAGAACTGGCCGGGAAAGTACAAGTCGGAAAGAATACAAAGTaaggaaaaccctaattctaaCCGCAAGTGTTTGAGAACTTTTAGTAATTATCTTTGATCGGCTAAAAGCAGTCCCGAGCCAAACCAAGCCGACAAATCGTCCTGCATTAAGTTAAGCTGAGCCGTTTGTATGTATTATTTTGGGGCGGACCTGCTATCTCTAGGGCCTTGAGAAATGCTGTAAATCCATCTCCTACACCTACATGTTTCGAGAGTTATTTGAGTTCTATGTTCTCACTATCATATCATCCGGAGGAAATAATGTGGAGGCCTTTCCAATTGAATTCGTGTCCTGATCAGAATGTTCTTCCGACCAGTCTTGTAGTGTGGTTTGAAGATCAGCATCATCAGCCTGCATCTATGTGAGTTATACCAGACCATGAGCTTCTCTGTCCTCATTTTTGGATGATATATGGGACAAGTGATTTCGAAAATTCTCAGGGACGTTTGTATCTCCCTCCTCTTCAGCATTATGTCTCCATTCACTGATTTCACCATTGATAAGTGTCCAATCGGATTCTTCATTTTCCAGAATATCTTCCTCGTTTTGTTCCTACTAGGGTGACAGTTAGATTGATGTTTTCAGGCAGACGCTCTGGGAAATTTGTTGTCCTGTTTATTGGTTTCCATGGGTGGCGATTTCTTCGAGACTACAGAGACTGTCCATAGGATATTTCGTTAGTTTCTTGTATGATCTCATCTCAAAATGAAGAAGATAAACGAACACCCAATATTGCCATTCACTTTGGTTTCAGCCTCTCTGCAGTTTTGAAGTGAGCCACCGTCTGTATCATTGATGATAtcttgacaattcaaatcatcAGTTTCAGCATTTCATAAGGTCTCTAAGTGACTAGTGCTCGCTTGACCAGAGACAGACCTGTCGAGTCTAGAAACACATTCTTCCCTAGAATggaaaaatatacattatataggAATTCATATTGgtttataatgatttataaatcaatcTATGAATTCATATAGAGTTTCGAATATACCTGGTTATTTTACAGCGAATATAtgaataaatcaaatcaaaaatttCTAATATTCTAAATGCCGTGTCTCTACTGGGTACCCACACGAACACAAATTAGATAAAAACGGGATGATAGTGCCATCGAGATCAAATCTTAGAAACTTGACAAACTTTTTGTCTTTTAgtattatagttttatatgGGCAATGGACTCTAAGTATTTTGTGTTGTTCCAAATCCAGGTTGGATTAAGgtgtattattttaaatttatcttataaatAGTAAACCAccaaaatcttaatttttttgaattatataggGTATCATGTAATTagtttaatctaattaaacttattataatttgatttagtTTGATTAGGTGTGTAACCTTAtagaatcaaatatatataatatatatatatatatatatatatatatatatatataaaaaatattatgaattctCAATTCATAGATTATAAGCAATTtctatcaaaatattataatcatctaatattatataattgtCAAACTTCGACACTACGATTTCTATTAGAGTAAGTACAAATGACTTTAGAACATTCCCAACAATATCTCACTTGTAGTAGAATCATATATGCTCATAATCCATTTGTTTCTATATCTCGATCTCAGCATAAAAGCAACaaaaaattcatctttattAAGCTAAATCACATTTATTAAACTCTGATTTAtactaatcaaataaatgattGATAATAACCATGCATTTCTCAGtatcaaatatttaatagatATGAAGATAtttatctcttttatatatgGGAGGAACAAATTCCATCATGATCCATCCCTGATCTTTATAAACTTCACAAAACATCTAAACAATGCTTTTATAATCACTCTTTACGGCTGATTTTGATAAGGTCAAAGTGAATAATTCATAAGAAAAGAATTATGACAAAATTATGTCCAAAGACTTTCTCTATGGTCGTAATGAAATGTAATGTAATTATTAGAATTAGTATTATCTTATACCACATagattgaaatatatatataaaatatgctCTCTGACTTTAATAGATAAACTTTGCATTATCAGAATTCTGAGCATTGTGATATTTGTAAATGCTGTCACAAATAGaattcaaaaaatacaaatgGTATCCACcattattattttggttttattttctcaaccaaattaataaaaaattaccgCAGGTAGCATTTTCAAAGGATTATTGATTAGTAAATTTGTATTTGAATTATTGTTCCTATTAAATTATTGAGAAATTCCCTTAGATactttttaaagtttattttaacaaaaaaaataactttcaactagaaaaatgaccaaaataaattttattgaagGATAAATATGCATTATAACTCTTGAGTTAACTAATCtaagatttaaatttagaaattaaGAGGTGTGGTTTTAGGAATgtaaatcaaatttttaaaaataagaaataatattaaaattttcaaactaaaaatagttatttcggtcatttttatttttttgaaaactattttttgtgataaaacttttaaaaatggttatgtgagatgtatttttgaacaaaaaaaagtattgtaTTTTCATAGAGTCGAACAATAGGCCTTCCCGAATGAAAATAATAGGACTGGTTTTACGTTTTGGGCCTCAAACAGTGAAACAAAACGGGCCCtcgaaaagaaagaaaaaacggAAGTAGGCGAAAAGCgtttttttaaatcaacgaTCCTTTCTCCATTtatctaaaccctaaccctttCTTCCTCACTTTCGTTCTACAATAAACCATTTCCTTATCCACAGAACGTTCACCTTCTCTCTGGTCTGAATAATGGCGTCCACAAACGCTCTCTCTTCCGCCTCCCTCCTCTGCTCCTCACGACAGGTGAAGGGGTTTGTCTGAGATTAGCCATTTACGTTCTATCTTACTTTACTTGTGATTTGAATTTTACTTCATTCTATACCACTGTCCTTTATTTATTCAGCTTCTTCATGCTTTTGTGGGTTTTTTCTGAGTTTTATGTAAAAATGGATTCTTTCTCAATTCAGCTTCTCCTTAATTGTTTCTGGGTTGGTGAAAAATGGTTAGTTTCTATGGGGAAAGAGAATAAATTgattcatttattaattaattttcttgcaGGGAAAGCTAAGTGGTGGAAATGAGCAGAAAGGTGAAAGAGTAAGCTACAGGAAAGCAAGCAGACGTTTCAGCGTTAGAGCTAATGTGAAGGAAATCTCTTTCGACCAGAGCTCAAGAGCTGCTCTTCAAGCTGGCATTGACAAGCTTGCTGATGCTGTTGGTCTCACTCTTGGCCCTAGAGGTATTATTATTACCACAATCTCAATGTATTGTATTGTATCTCTCTTTGGTTTTGATGTCTTAATCTTGTTGGATTTTTCCAAGGGAGAAATGTTGTGCTGGATGAGTTTGGAAGCCCCAAGGTTGTGAATGACGGAGTCACCATTGCTAGGGCTATTGAGTTACCTGATGCTATGGAGAATGCTGGTGCAGCGCTTATCCGTGAGGTTagtctgtgtgtgtgtgtgagagagcTTTTACTTTTGTTGTTATTTGGTGATTGATTTGGTGCGTTTGTTTTGTTGTGTGAGAGAAGGTTGCTAGTAAGACTAATGACTCAGCTGGTGATGGGACAACAACTGCATCTGTCCTTGCTAGGGAAATAATCAAACACGGGTTATTGAGTGTCACTTCTGGTGCCAATCCTGTTTCCCTCAAGAGGGGAATCGATAAGACTGTCCAAGCTTTGATCGAAGAGCTTGAGAAGAAAGCTAGACCTGTCAAAGGTGGTAGCGACATCAAAGgtactttctttttttcttcttccagtGACCTTCCTTCTTGTTTATCCAATGTTGATTCTCTaaactctttttgtttttttgcagCGGTGGCTACAATCTCTGCTGGAAATGATGAGCTTGTGGGAACAATGATTGCTGATGCCATTGACAAAGTTGGACCTGATGGTGTTTTGTCCATTgaatcttcatcttctttcgAGACTACGGTCGAAGTTGAAGAAGGAATGGAGGTCTGAGTTTCTTTAGTCTTTACTAAAAAACTCTTCAACTCTAGTTTGATGTGCCAATGGTCTTATAATGGTTTCTTTGACCTCGGATTCCAGATTGACAGAGGTTACATCTCACCTCAGTTTGTTACAAACCCTGAGAAACTACTAGTTGAGTTTGAGAATGCGCGGGTGTTGATCACTGATCAGAAGATCTCCGCAATCAAAGAGATCATCCCAATCTTGGAGAAGACCACTCAGCTTCGAGCTCCATTGCTGATTATTGCAGAGGATGTTACAGGTGAAGCCTTAGCAACCCTTGTCGTGAACAAACTCCGTGGTGTCCTCAATGTTGTCGCCGTGAAAGCTCCTGGATttggagaaagaagaaaggcTATGCTTCAAGATATCGCAATCTTGACAGGTAACTTTAGTTGTCTTTTAGTTTTTCTCTTATGTTTTGTTCTGAACTTTGTCTTCTCTTCAGGAGCCGAGTATCAAGCCCTTGACATGGGCTTGCTGGTCGAAAACACAACCATAGATCAGTTGGGTATTGCTCGTAAAGTCACCATAAGCAAAGATTCGACTACGCTCATTGCAGATGCAGCTTCCAAGGACGAGTTACAAGCTCGTATCTCCCAGCTGAAGAAAGAACTATCCGAGACTGATTCTGTCTACGACTCAGAGAAGCTCGCTGAGAGAATAGCTAAACTCTCTGGTGGTGTTGCTGTCATTAAAGTCGGAGCAGCGACTGAAACTGAGCTTGAGGACCGTAAGCTTCGTATTGAGGACGCAAAGAACGCTACATTTGCTGCTATCGAAGAAGGTATAGTTCCTGGTGGTGGTGCGACTTTGGTGCATCTCTCAACTGTGATTCCTGCCATTAAAGAGAAGCTGGAGGATGCTGATGAACGTTTGGGAGCTGACATAGTACAGAAGGTAAAGGATCATAAGTTTTTAACATCATTTGAGATTTGATCTTATGAGgggtttttttttatattcaggCTTTGGTGGCACCAGCTGCACTTATTGCTCAGAACGCTGGAATCGAAGGAGAAGTTGTAGTTGAAAAGATTATGTTCAGTGAATGGGAGATAGGGTACAACGCCATGACTGATAACTATGAGAatctgttggaagctggagtgATTGATCCAGCTAAAGTCACGAGATGTGCGCTTCAGAACGCTGCATCGGTTGCAGGAATGGTACTGACAACTCAGGCCATTGTTGTTGACAAACCGAAACCTAAGGCTCCTGCTGCTGCTCCTCCTCAGGGTCTCATGGTGTAATGGGAAAATTACACACTTTTTACCATATGGTCATATTTGTTGACCCCAATGATCtcacaatgtttttttttttttactttcttcgTTGGGGGATATGAGTAATTTTTTTAACGGCAACAACAAATAAATTCACTTTGATTATTCTGATTGGAAAGTGAAACTTAGAATGTTTTCTATTCAAAACTAGGTCGGGATCTTGCACAAGAATTGTTATGgtgaatttgatttttttttttaaaaacatttttttcattaatattaaacaaaatatagatACCGGCGATTATCACTAATCCCAGTAATAAAGTCCGACGAACCAAAGGAAAGGTTCCTGGAAACAACAGCCCACACATGGGAAACAAGATAACACATCTTTACCTTGACAATCTAAACTAGAAAAAGCAAAACCAGATCAAGAGAAACCAAGAACAAAGCACTACATGTTGACTATAACAGAGCTCCTTTGAACAAAGACAAGGCAAGGACTTCAGACTTGGAAGATAAATCCGGCTTGCGTCTCTTCCTATAGAAAAAAGCACATGCAATGTATAGACCAAAGCTTCATACACCAGGAGATAGGACAATTAAGTTCACAAGTCGTCGACTGAAATAACAGAGACGGAAAAGAGAAAACCCGAAACCCTTGTGAAACTTGACGGAAGATGAGATTTCGATCAAATCTTAGGGGTAAGACAAGGAGCGAAAGCCTTACGTACTCtctccaaattaaaaaaaaatccatatgcttatttttttagattttaatttttctttatataattcTGAAAAGTGTAGtaaaaaaccacaaaatcaaaGTATAACTTAAATAATTACATCCACCCAAACGGACTATTCAATCCAAAATCGATCTATTGAAAACAAATTTACCAAGCTTCAATCATACTGATATTATTTCATcactgaaaaaaaatattgagttaaaaaaaattccaacaGAAGACGAGTGAAatctttgttaaaaaaataatgaaaaaacgAATTACAAATTAACCAtcgaaagaagagaaaaaaccCTAACCCAAAATAGTACAACTTAGTAAAATTTGGTGCAACCGAAAAACTTTGAACAACTTAGTAAAACATCTTGATAAATTGTATATTGATTCTTGATGTCTTTTGTGAAACTTTGTTTGGGGAACTAAGTAAGACATTGGCCATTTGTAGTTAATAGCAATCAAGAGTTAAAACCGGTATAACAACCCATACTTGATcattgttttaacaaaaatatacaaaacacACACCTAAAAAACAACAAATTTTTGAGTTACAAGGCGAAAGGAGAAGTTAGCCATACATATAACTCTCCCTAAAGTTAACCCAATCAATATATGGGACTTTGATTTGGGATAATCTGCTTCTCAAAGGCAGAACTCGGCttctagtttcttcttctccgacTTCAAGTCACAACTTCATTTTTGCAACTCTTCAAGTAAATTTATTTGTGCAGTGATTGAGTTGGCTTCAAGTACCGCCGAGTGATTTGCATGTTTAGACTTCATTCCATCCCACATACTCAGGCTTCTGTCTCGGAGAATTCACAGTCGTCAGAGCCTCTGTGTCAGCCTCCATCCTTGTCTGCTTCTTCGCCGACTCGTGATGGTTCTTCTCCCCGACCGAACAGCACACGCATCAAACTCAAAACCCACATCCTCTACCACGTCAAAATCGTTGACTTTGGATGACCTGCTTGCAATTCCTGTATGTGAAAACTATCTTCCAGTCTTATCTCTGGTTCCAAAAGACGGAACTACAAGATAAAGAAGTTCATTTTATATGTTgagtttggtttgtgtttgattctttttatatgttttacGACACTTATGTTGGATtggttttttatgttttg
Proteins encoded:
- the LOC108848098 gene encoding ruBisCO large subunit-binding protein subunit alpha, chloroplastic — encoded protein: MASTNALSSASLLCSSRQGKLSGGNEQKGERVSYRKASRRFSVRANVKEISFDQSSRAALQAGIDKLADAVGLTLGPRGRNVVLDEFGSPKVVNDGVTIARAIELPDAMENAGAALIREVASKTNDSAGDGTTTASVLAREIIKHGLLSVTSGANPVSLKRGIDKTVQALIEELEKKARPVKGGSDIKAVATISAGNDELVGTMIADAIDKVGPDGVLSIESSSSFETTVEVEEGMEIDRGYISPQFVTNPEKLLVEFENARVLITDQKISAIKEIIPILEKTTQLRAPLLIIAEDVTGEALATLVVNKLRGVLNVVAVKAPGFGERRKAMLQDIAILTGAEYQALDMGLLVENTTIDQLGIARKVTISKDSTTLIADAASKDELQARISQLKKELSETDSVYDSEKLAERIAKLSGGVAVIKVGAATETELEDRKLRIEDAKNATFAAIEEGIVPGGGATLVHLSTVIPAIKEKLEDADERLGADIVQKALVAPAALIAQNAGIEGEVVVEKIMFSEWEIGYNAMTDNYENLLEAGVIDPAKVTRCALQNAASVAGMVLTTQAIVVDKPKPKAPAAAPPQGLMV